The Tripterygium wilfordii isolate XIE 37 chromosome 5, ASM1340144v1, whole genome shotgun sequence genome window below encodes:
- the LOC119999074 gene encoding cell division control protein 2 homolog isoform X2 → MDYWNPESMLTFKEEYCYGEAFLCYTSTGTKYLLKKHKITDDDELALIQKWKDLGHENLVRILDMKLDGNNMALFAFEYHDVHLDKMRNLSKSMIKDFLFQIISGLQYYHSHGLVHKDLRPQNILVYADLRSVKIANYRLAILTGPLKGNKERDGSYRAPEILYAYPGAHNHPAVDMWAVGCLFAEMVKQKPIFRGANIVERVDSIHRLLGSPEDNLVLHSTLCDFLQRLSVHSPKSLAAEFPDLEATGVDLLTKLLCLDPKKRITSADALKHPYFANVGC, encoded by the exons ATGGACTATTGGAACCCCGAAAGTATGCTCACCTTCAAAGAAGAATACTGCTATGGCGAAGCCTTCTTGTGCTACACCTCAACCGGGACCAAGTATTTGTTGAAGAAACATAAGATaactgatgatgatgaattggCTTTGATTCAAAAATGGAAGGATCTGGGGCATGAAAATTTAGTAAG GATCCTAGATATGAAGCTAGATGGAAATAATATGGCTCTTTTTGCTTTTGAATATCACGATGTGCATCTTGACAAAATGCGTAATTTAAGCAAAAGTATGATAAAG GATTTTCTGTTCCAGATTATTAGCGGGTTGCAATATTACCATTCACATGGGCTGGTGCATAAGGATCTGCGCCCGCAGAATATTTTGGTGTATGCTGATCTTAGAAGTGTGAAGATAGCCAATTATAGGTTAGCCATACTGACAGGACCCCTAAAGGGCAATAAG GAGCGGGATGGCTCTTACAGGGCACCAGAAATTTTATACGCCTATCCAGGAGCTCATAATCATCCTGCAGTGGATATGTGGGCTGTGGGTTGTCTATTTGCAGAGATGGTTAAACAGAAACCTATTTTTCGTGGTGCAAACATTGTTGAGCGTGTTGATTCCATCCACAG GCTGTTGGGTTCTCCGGAGGATAATCTAGTGCTTCATTCCACTCTCTGTGACTTTCTGCAAAGGCTTTCCGTGCATTCTCCCAAG AGTTTGGCAGCTGAGTTCCCAGATCTAGAGGCTACTGGTGTTGATCTCCTCACT AAACTGCTATGCCTGGACCCAAAGAAGCGGATAACGTCTGCAGATGCATTGAAGCATCCCTATTTTGCAAATGTTGGTTGTTAA
- the LOC119999074 gene encoding cell division control protein 2 homolog B-like isoform X1, whose translation MDYWNPESMLTFKEEYCYGEAFLCYTSTGTKYLLKKHKITDDDELALIQKWKDLGHENLVRILDMKLDGNNMALFAFEYHDVHLDKMRNLSKSMIKDFLFQIISGLQYYHSHGLVHKDLRPQNILVYADLRSVKIANYRLAILTGPLKGNKERDGSYRAPEILYAYPGAHNHPAVDMWAVGCLFAEMVKQKPIFRGANIVERVDSIHRLLGSPEDNLVLHSTLCDFLQRLSVHSPKSLAAEFPDLEATGVDLLTVWVDFGTIFIYKLLCLDPKKRITSADALKHPYFANVGC comes from the exons ATGGACTATTGGAACCCCGAAAGTATGCTCACCTTCAAAGAAGAATACTGCTATGGCGAAGCCTTCTTGTGCTACACCTCAACCGGGACCAAGTATTTGTTGAAGAAACATAAGATaactgatgatgatgaattggCTTTGATTCAAAAATGGAAGGATCTGGGGCATGAAAATTTAGTAAG GATCCTAGATATGAAGCTAGATGGAAATAATATGGCTCTTTTTGCTTTTGAATATCACGATGTGCATCTTGACAAAATGCGTAATTTAAGCAAAAGTATGATAAAG GATTTTCTGTTCCAGATTATTAGCGGGTTGCAATATTACCATTCACATGGGCTGGTGCATAAGGATCTGCGCCCGCAGAATATTTTGGTGTATGCTGATCTTAGAAGTGTGAAGATAGCCAATTATAGGTTAGCCATACTGACAGGACCCCTAAAGGGCAATAAG GAGCGGGATGGCTCTTACAGGGCACCAGAAATTTTATACGCCTATCCAGGAGCTCATAATCATCCTGCAGTGGATATGTGGGCTGTGGGTTGTCTATTTGCAGAGATGGTTAAACAGAAACCTATTTTTCGTGGTGCAAACATTGTTGAGCGTGTTGATTCCATCCACAG GCTGTTGGGTTCTCCGGAGGATAATCTAGTGCTTCATTCCACTCTCTGTGACTTTCTGCAAAGGCTTTCCGTGCATTCTCCCAAG AGTTTGGCAGCTGAGTTCCCAGATCTAGAGGCTACTGGTGTTGATCTCCTCACTGTATGGGTGGATTTTGGAACTATCTTTATATAT AAACTGCTATGCCTGGACCCAAAGAAGCGGATAACGTCTGCAGATGCATTGAAGCATCCCTATTTTGCAAATGTTGGTTGTTAA